A single genomic interval of Pseudomonas sp. FeN3W harbors:
- a CDS encoding pilus assembly protein MshP: protein MHKLRGHGPLLQRQHGFGLVAAMFLIIVIAGVIAAMWRMSATQTATNNLTLQQTRAYQAARAGLEWGISRFLNDETCTAPPFSVPGLDGFVVTVECPVGERVERNDLHEEDLQGIVIQRIVATAEYSSVGSPDYAYRKLSTVVELGREIP from the coding sequence ATGCACAAGCTTCGCGGGCACGGCCCGCTCCTACAGAGGCAGCACGGCTTTGGACTCGTCGCCGCGATGTTCCTGATCATCGTGATTGCCGGTGTTATCGCCGCGATGTGGCGCATGTCAGCCACTCAAACTGCCACCAATAACCTCACCTTGCAGCAGACTCGCGCTTATCAGGCGGCGCGGGCGGGGCTGGAGTGGGGGATTTCACGTTTTCTGAACGATGAGACATGTACAGCGCCGCCTTTCAGCGTGCCAGGGCTGGATGGTTTCGTGGTGACAGTCGAGTGCCCTGTCGGTGAGCGGGTGGAGCGTAATGATCTGCATGAGGAGGACCTGCAGGGCATCGTGATTCAGCGCATCGTCGCCACGGCGGAATATTCGAGTGTGGGCAGTCCCGACTATGCCTATCGAAAGCTCTCCACCGTGGTGGAGCTGGGGAGGGAAATACCATGA
- a CDS encoding DUF6701 domain-containing protein, giving the protein MSRIGLAWLLLFVLLLANGAAQAATYSFGSGGWLTPSNPPDCQGGSWSRSGSTFTCTGRVTLASGDVLQVATGLFESLGHITVVANNGFSLNNNTVGTSSKNITLRSDWGTINAINSNSIFGSVLSNSGAIDLAGTTVRGSVTGNGKVTLSAGNVTSHVSGTNGVTTSGTTITGNVSASNGAMDLSGGSITGNVSGGCCKITLSNGLTLIGNISLTSNDIEINDSSVTGNITTNNTVSLSNSTVHGNVQAADWHDRTINGSGNSRVYGICRPAATTPVDLCISETTLICLDDNFNRSTLGLDWAVTSRNGSFGVPRIVSNRLRLTDNSGNVATGATVQRLLPAKNNYIQVQFKYYAYNGNGADGLAITLSNAAHTPQPGGFGGSLGYAQGHGESGFAGGWLGIALDEYGNFSNPTEDRIGGPGARQDSVAIRGSGSGASGYAYLRGTAANLSPGIDVSGSSAGPGHTYRITVDSTVSGKAMVKVERNTGSGFTTLVDTFNALDSPGQAALPDNFYLTLTGSTGGSNNVHELDDLRVCASKMNPVSQQIDHFEIIAPSSGLTCNPVAATLRACLDATCNTFYTDPVLADVLVTQGTTVTQNAGAFTGGSGAYALRAGKVGSATLSVGSSTPPAKPLSQTLCKIGSAALSTQCRLTMLESGFVVDEIPAHLSAQETQHDLLVRAVKSNPNDPLRCVPGFSDAQAREVGFASDYIDPQPGQILGAPALKVNDVSVSRQSSGFTLVPLNFNAQAEAAIRLRYPDAGLLRLSMRYEEPDSGLVMVGQSNDFVVKPYGLCLETDSACTLAVVNDDDCPVFRHAGDGFPLRIKAVAWQANGQSLQADQLCGNPATPNFRLNDISLSSLLVEPEDGSNPEELKPSSYDHKLGAQTEENVVMPEVGIFKLKATPASGHYFGETVGGGESGLVGRFIPAWLDVSGAASLNSCDGFSYQRELVPYGVFPRLMVTGKNRQGGTTKNYDRGDFWRLSSALPSTWWTLDGERELTAKLSFPGQDSALTDAEDRDGQREYEWSGDGLKYDSESPTPGADDLPFSILQRFSATALTDADGVCHMVGTEACQSYELPYEASEIRLGRLRVGNAHGSELQPLSLPWTIESWRVPGVFLPETEDVCSAPKWSEPDLSDATGELVTGSLPSVSSDRSGYQGQLLLASPQRRGSVRAGFPDVPEWLWYDWYGEGWEASRGLATFGIYQGPKPLIFRREVYR; this is encoded by the coding sequence ATGAGCCGTATCGGCCTCGCGTGGTTATTGCTGTTCGTGCTGTTGCTGGCTAATGGTGCCGCACAGGCGGCGACCTACAGTTTCGGCAGTGGCGGCTGGTTGACGCCGAGTAACCCACCAGACTGTCAGGGTGGAAGTTGGAGTCGAAGCGGCAGTACCTTCACCTGTACTGGACGCGTGACCCTGGCCTCGGGCGATGTGTTGCAGGTCGCGACCGGTTTGTTTGAAAGCCTCGGTCATATCACCGTCGTAGCGAACAACGGCTTTTCGCTGAACAACAACACCGTCGGCACTTCGTCGAAGAACATTACCTTGCGTTCCGACTGGGGAACCATCAACGCGATCAACAGCAACAGCATCTTCGGTTCAGTGCTGTCCAACTCGGGAGCCATCGACCTAGCCGGTACCACCGTACGAGGTTCGGTAACCGGCAACGGCAAGGTGACTCTGAGCGCTGGGAATGTGACCAGCCATGTTTCGGGCACCAATGGCGTGACGACCAGCGGCACGACGATCACCGGTAATGTATCGGCCAGCAACGGCGCCATGGATCTTAGCGGCGGCAGCATTACCGGCAACGTCAGCGGTGGTTGCTGCAAGATCACCCTGAGTAATGGCCTCACGCTCATCGGCAATATTTCGTTGACCTCGAATGACATCGAGATCAACGACAGCAGTGTCACCGGCAATATCACCACGAACAATACGGTCAGCCTGAGCAACAGCACGGTGCATGGCAATGTCCAGGCTGCCGATTGGCACGATAGAACTATCAATGGTAGCGGGAACAGTAGGGTCTACGGCATCTGTAGACCAGCCGCGACCACACCGGTCGATTTGTGTATCAGCGAGACCACGTTGATTTGCCTGGACGACAATTTCAATCGCAGTACGCTTGGCCTCGATTGGGCGGTGACCAGTCGTAATGGCAGTTTCGGTGTGCCACGGATCGTCAGCAACCGTCTGCGCCTGACTGATAACAGCGGGAACGTCGCCACTGGCGCAACGGTCCAGCGCCTGCTACCAGCCAAGAACAATTACATTCAGGTGCAGTTCAAGTACTACGCCTATAACGGCAATGGCGCCGACGGCTTGGCGATCACTCTGTCGAATGCGGCCCACACGCCACAGCCAGGTGGTTTCGGTGGTTCGCTGGGATATGCCCAGGGCCATGGCGAAAGTGGTTTCGCAGGTGGTTGGCTGGGTATTGCGCTGGACGAATACGGCAACTTTTCCAACCCAACCGAGGACCGTATTGGCGGCCCCGGTGCTCGCCAGGATTCCGTGGCCATCCGGGGTTCCGGATCGGGCGCTAGTGGCTATGCCTATCTGCGGGGAACTGCAGCCAATCTGAGTCCGGGCATCGACGTGTCCGGCTCGTCCGCTGGGCCGGGGCACACCTATCGTATTACCGTCGACAGTACGGTGAGCGGAAAGGCGATGGTGAAAGTCGAGAGAAACACGGGGTCAGGCTTCACCACACTGGTGGATACGTTCAACGCGCTGGACAGCCCAGGGCAGGCGGCGCTACCGGATAATTTCTACCTGACCCTTACGGGCTCCACGGGTGGCTCCAACAATGTCCATGAGCTGGACGACCTTCGGGTATGCGCCAGCAAGATGAACCCGGTCAGTCAGCAGATCGACCATTTCGAGATAATCGCTCCGAGCTCCGGCCTGACGTGCAACCCGGTGGCCGCGACGCTCAGGGCCTGCCTCGATGCGACGTGCAATACATTCTATACGGACCCTGTACTTGCCGATGTGCTAGTGACTCAGGGGACGACGGTCACCCAGAATGCCGGAGCCTTCACGGGCGGTTCCGGTGCCTACGCGCTCAGAGCCGGAAAAGTCGGCTCGGCGACCTTGAGCGTGGGTTCCTCCACTCCTCCAGCCAAGCCTCTTAGCCAGACGCTGTGCAAGATCGGCTCGGCTGCCCTGAGTACCCAGTGCAGGCTGACCATGCTGGAAAGTGGCTTCGTTGTAGACGAGATTCCGGCACATCTGTCTGCTCAAGAGACACAGCATGATTTGCTGGTACGGGCGGTGAAAAGCAATCCGAATGATCCATTGCGTTGCGTGCCGGGATTTTCGGACGCGCAGGCGCGCGAAGTGGGTTTCGCATCCGATTACATCGATCCGCAACCGGGACAGATTCTCGGGGCGCCGGCTCTGAAGGTGAATGATGTCTCGGTTTCCCGCCAGTCTTCAGGCTTCACCCTCGTGCCTCTGAATTTCAATGCCCAGGCCGAGGCGGCGATTCGCCTGCGCTACCCGGATGCAGGCCTGCTCAGGCTGAGCATGCGTTACGAGGAGCCGGATAGCGGCCTGGTCATGGTCGGTCAGTCGAATGACTTCGTGGTCAAGCCATACGGTTTGTGCTTGGAGACGGATTCGGCCTGTACCCTGGCGGTCGTCAACGATGATGACTGCCCGGTTTTCCGGCATGCCGGCGATGGCTTCCCGCTGCGGATCAAGGCCGTCGCCTGGCAGGCCAATGGCCAATCCCTGCAGGCGGATCAATTATGTGGCAACCCCGCCACGCCCAACTTTCGCTTGAACGACATTTCGCTGAGCAGCCTGCTGGTCGAGCCGGAGGACGGCAGTAATCCCGAGGAGCTGAAGCCATCTAGCTACGATCACAAGCTCGGTGCCCAGACCGAAGAGAACGTCGTGATGCCCGAAGTGGGGATCTTCAAGCTGAAGGCCACGCCGGCATCCGGCCACTATTTCGGTGAGACCGTCGGTGGTGGCGAGAGCGGGCTGGTCGGTCGTTTTATCCCGGCCTGGCTGGACGTCTCCGGTGCCGCCAGCCTGAACAGCTGCGATGGCTTCAGCTATCAGCGGGAATTGGTGCCCTATGGCGTGTTTCCGAGACTGATGGTAACGGGCAAGAACCGTCAGGGCGGTACGACGAAAAACTATGATCGTGGCGATTTCTGGCGTTTGTCGTCGGCCTTGCCCAGCACGTGGTGGACCCTGGACGGTGAGCGGGAACTGACGGCTAAGCTGAGCTTTCCTGGGCAGGATTCCGCCTTGACCGATGCCGAGGATAGGGATGGCCAGCGTGAGTACGAGTGGTCGGGAGACGGTCTGAAGTATGACTCTGAGAGTCCGACTCCGGGCGCCGATGATTTGCCCTTCTCGATCCTGCAGCGCTTTTCTGCGACCGCTCTAACCGATGCCGATGGCGTCTGCCATATGGTGGGAACGGAGGCCTGCCAGTCATATGAACTGCCCTACGAGGCCAGCGAAATTCGTTTGGGGCGGTTGCGTGTCGGCAATGCTCATGGTTCGGAGCTGCAGCCGCTCAGTCTTCCCTGGACGATCGAGAGCTGGCGAGTGCCTGGTGTTTTCCTGCCGGAAACGGAGGATGTCTGTAGCGCGCCGAAGTGGTCTGAACCCGATCTGAGCGATGCTACCGGCGAACTGGTGACGGGAAGCCTGCCGTCTGTATCCAGCGATAGAAGTGGCTATCAGGGTCAGTTGCTTCTGGCTTCGCCGCAAAGGCGCGGTAGCGTCCGGGCCGGATTCCCCGACGTGCCCGAATGGCTCTGGTATGACTGGTATGGCGAAGGATGGGAGGCAAGTAGAGGCCTTGCCACCTTCGGCATCTACCAAGGCCCCAAACCCCTGATCTTTCGCCGAGAGGTTTATCGATAA
- a CDS encoding META domain-containing protein — translation MNSRILPFIAALGLTGCATEQLELRSDVTYIAEWIGDDAVIGRTPVSLTLSDGRAYGNAGCNHWFGSYERDGQQIRFSNLGSTRKMCAEQIMEQEHHFLDLLNRVERWDVSNIDQLRLWPAQGAPLRLWPEQE, via the coding sequence ATGAATTCACGAATCCTGCCTTTTATCGCAGCCCTCGGCCTGACAGGCTGTGCCACCGAGCAACTGGAGCTGCGAAGCGACGTCACCTACATCGCCGAATGGATCGGCGATGACGCCGTGATCGGCCGCACGCCCGTCTCGCTCACGCTGAGCGACGGCCGCGCGTACGGCAACGCGGGCTGCAACCACTGGTTCGGCAGTTACGAGCGCGATGGCCAGCAGATCCGCTTCAGCAACCTGGGCAGCACACGCAAGATGTGCGCGGAACAAATCATGGAGCAGGAGCACCACTTCCTCGATCTGCTCAATCGCGTCGAGCGCTGGGATGTCTCGAACATCGACCAGCTGCGCCTCTGGCCCGCCCAGGGTGCCCCGCTACGGCTCTGGCCGGAACAGGAATAA